The sequence below is a genomic window from Rhizobium gallicum bv. gallicum R602sp.
TTCACGCTGGGCCGCAACATAGTCCTGCATGGTCTGGATCGTTGCGAGTTCGTTGGCGCCGATGCGACGGTTGACGATTTCCTGTAGCCCTACCGCAGTATCGAATGCCCACTTGCCGTCCTTGTCCTGCGACAGGGGAAAGGGCAACGGCCACAAGACGTCTCCCACGGAAACGATCTTGCGATCTCCCAAATCCTGAAGGCGCAATTGCCGCGCAGCGCCCTCGCGGATGAGACCATAGCTTATCATGGCCTCGTTGCTGGACCGCAGCTTGGCAGCATCCAAGCCAAGGAGATTTGCTAAACCGTCAAGATCGTTGGCGCTGAGCACGGTCTTGAACCGCTCAAGAGCCGCCGAGGGATCGTTGAACGATGGCGCGGTTCCGGCTGCGAACTCCGAAAGGTCCGTCTGCATCTGGGACGTGGACGGGGCCGCGAAAACCAGGGAGAGGGCCGTTCCGAGCAGCAGCGGGATCAATTTCAACCGTAGTCTCATGGTTTGTCTCCGATCATCTCAAAAGCGAATCCCTACCGCCGGCCACCACCACCACGACCGCCGCCACCGCGACCACCGCCACCACGGCCGCCGCCCTGCATCCTCGGGGGTGGGCGATTTTGGGCAACGCGGGGCGGACCGCGATGCCCGCCTCCCATGCTCTGCCCTCCTCGCTTGGAAGCAACCGCTTCGCGGCGGCCGGACTGAACGTTGCCGAGCGCACTTGGCTGGCGTGAACGATTGTCGGGTCGCGCCGCCATCTTCTTACCGCTTGGCTTCTTGCTGGCCTTGGCGGCCGGTTTTGATGGACGGTTGGCAGCAGCGGCCGGGCGATTGCCCGCATTGCCTGGACGAGCATCCGCACGGGAGGCGCCCGGTCGATTGGCGGCGACATTTCCCGCCTGCGATCTCGGATTTGCCTTTAGGCCTTCTGCCGTACCCTTGCGGATGTCGTCAGCTCGGGCGCTGATGTCTCTGGTACCCGGCCCGACGTTGCCTTGGCGATTGCTAACCTTGTTCTTGAGCTGGTTGCGGTTGTCGGACTGAAGGCTGGACTTGATCGCCGAACGGTCGAGATTGGCGATCTGATCCTTTCCGACACTCAGCTTGCTTCGGTCCACCTTGGTCCAGTCGACGTCGTTCCACTTGACCTTGCCATTGAAATCTCGATCATTGAAGCAGTTGTTGCAGTCGATGTCGACGTCACCACCCCAATCGCCGCCCCACACGCCCCAGTCGTCCCAGTTAACGACGGCGGCCCATGCCACCCCGGTTACCGCCGCAGCGAAGAATGCGGCGCCTGGATAGTAGTAGCTGTCGTAGGAATCGGGATAGTAGGAGATCGGCTCGACCGCGTAGCCCGGTTCATAGAACATTTCCGGGGGGTACTGCGGGATGTAAACCTTCTCCGGATTGGTCGGCCTTATGACGATGTTTTCGTTCTCCGTGACAACAGTCACCTTATCGTCCGTCTTGATGATGTCCTTTGCCACCGCCTCGTCGCGAAGCTGCTGAATGGCAATGAGCACGTCCTTTTGCTGATTGGTGAGCGCACCGGCCAGCGACTGCGTCCAATCGAGATCGTTGCTCATCATTTGGACGATATCGGGATAATTCAGAAGCGAGATGACGCTGCCGTCCCACTCGTCTTTCGGCTTGAGATCCTTATTCTTCTTAGCCTCCAGGAAGCGGGCTGCCTCCACGATCTGTAGCGGAAACAGTGAAGCCGCGGAGATCGCGGCGACAAGTTCATCCGGATAAAGCGCGATGCGGGCCACAAGAACCTCAAGCTCGTCGTCGGAAAGCAGGTCAGTTTCCGTCTCGACCTCGACAGTCTGCGCGGAGGGGGGTTTTGGCGTTGGTGTCGGTGTTTGCGAGTAGGCCGGTGGGGCAGGATGCAACGATATGATTGCGAGGGCTGACAGTCCGCCGAACAGCCTGCGGGAAATTGTTTTCATGGCGCATCGATCTCCTATCAAACCAGTCTCTATGATGCGTGCCCTACGGAGATCTCGGTGTATCCGGTGGCCGCCTGAGCATCACGATTTTCGACTGGGCAAGCGCCTCTCCCATTTCCTTCAAAAGGGCATCAACCAGGGCGGAATATTCTTGCCGCCGCGCTTCCCGAAGGGTGTCGGGCAGGTGTTCGACATGCGCCAAAGCGTCCGCTGCAGCGGCCAGATCCTCGCACATGCTGTGAAATGCCTCATTCACATAAAAAAGTCGCTGCACTAGCCTCTTTTGGTCGGAGAAATGCGCCTCGGCCATCTCGAGAATGGAGACATAGGTCGAATTGCTTTTTCCCGAGGTCATCCCCACCCCTGCCATTGAAACGAGTTAAGCAGATGGCCCCATTATATAGCGCCTGCTCAGGACAGAGGCGTAACATACGCGATCCTACGGTTGGTCGGTTTCGCGACGTATCAAAACGGTTCGGATTAGCGCTGATCAAATTCCGCCGTCCTTAAGCGATCGGCCGGCACGGCCATTCAGAGTCACCCTTAAGCTCCTCTCGGTAGCGATCCGCGCCCATCGCATCGGTAGAGGTTACGCGATGTTACGGGCCTTTGAGCCAAAGCGGGCCTACTATTTGCGGTCGATGGTCGATAGCGACCAAACGGCTCGGCTGGTCAAGCCGAAAAGGAGGGGCCGTGTTTCCCGACTGTTTTGCCCTGGGCGCGCTGGTCTTCGTCTTCCTCACCTTGTTCCACGCCGTGAGCGCGATCCACGACATTCCGCATCTGATGGCCAAAGCGCGAAACAATCCTCATCAGGACGCTGTACACGTCGCGGGATGGGTCAGCCTTTTCACGCTCAATGCAATTTGGCCGTTCCTTTTTTTCTGGGCAACGATCGCCCAGAGGATCGCCCAGGGTCAATTACAGCTGAGCGGCGCATCGATCCTCCCGCAATCGCCCAAACGCGTTTCGCCCGAACAGACGTTTGGGCACGTTGACTGCTCGAAGACCCCCACGAGTACCAACTGTCCGCCGGTGTTGTCGCATAGGTCGCTGTCCATACCGAACACTGGCACCGCGTCGCAATTCTTCGGAAGCTGCTTCTGCGTATGAGCAGTTGGGTGAACTACGTGTTCCTCGAACACTAAAATGGAACGACGGTCCTTTCGACCGTCAGCGATGCGAGCACGATGGAGAAAAGCGTAGAGGAACCAAGGACAAAACGACGAGGAGCAGGCGGTGATAGGTAGTCTTCCTTTGTTGCGAGGCTTGGCCGGTTTCAGTCGAGATTGGCTCCGCAGTGATATACCAGCCGGGCTGTCGATTGCTGCGGTGGGTTTGCCGAGCGCTATCGCCTATCCGGCGATCGCCGGTCTGCCGCCGGAAACTGGCATTTATGCAAGCATCGTTGCTCCGATCGCCTATGCGATCTTCGGTCCTTCCCGTCTCCTGATTGTCGGCCCCGACGCCGCAACCATGACCGTGCTTGCGGCTGCGATGGGAGCAATCATCGCAGCCGAGCCCACTGCCGCCAACGTCGATCGGGTCGCCATCGCATCGGCACTGGCCCTCGGCGTCGGCCTCTTCTGCATTGCGGCGAAGCTGCTGCGGCTCGGGGTCCTCGCAAGCTTTCTGTCGCGTCCGATCCTTGTCGGCTTCTTTGCCGGCGTGTCGCTTTCCATACTCGTCGGGCAGATCGGTCGCTTCACCGGTGTGAAGATCGAGTCGGAGGGGTTGATCCCGCCGGTCCTCGAGATTCTCGGCAAGAGCGCCTCCATCCACTGGCTGTCGCTCGTCTTCGGCCTGCTCATGTTCGCATTGCTGTGGGCCGTCCGGGCCTTCCCCGTTAAGATCCCCGGACCGGTTCTGGTTGTCGTCATATCTGTCGTTCTTTCCGCAATCTTTGATTTCAGTGGGCGCGGCATCGCTGTCGTAGGCGACATCCCGAGCGGGTTGCCGACACTCTCGCTGCCGGCACTTTACGCGATGCCTCTCGACAAGATCGTACTTGGCTCGGCTGCGATCTTTCTCGTGAGCTTCGGCGCCGGCATCGTAGCCGCGCGAAGCTTTGGGTCGCGCACCGGCGAAGAGGTCGATGCAAATCAAGAGTTGATCGGCCTTGGCGCTTCCAACATCGCGCCGGGACTCTTCGGCTCATTTCCCATCAGCGTGTCGGATTCCCGAACCGCTATCAATCTGTCGACAGGTGGCGTCTCACAAGCCGCAGGGCTGGTTTCGGCGGCCACGCTGATTGCAGCACTTGTTTTTCTTCAAACCGCCCTGCGGATACTTCCGATACCTGCCCTGGCAGCGATCCTTGCAGCGGCGGCCATCAGCCTCATCGATGTTCACGAGCTCAAGAAGATCTGGCGCATCAGCCGGATGGAATTTGTCTTTGCGCTGATCGCCATGTGGGGCGCGATCAGCTTCGGCGTTCTCAACGGTGTGATCGTCGCCGTTGCCGCAACCCTCGTCTATTTGTTACGCAAAACGATGTTTCCGCGCGACGGCCTTCTTGGCTACATCGAAGGACGGCACGGTTTCTTCGACCTCGCCCGCTACCCGGAAGCTCGTCCGGTCGAAGGCGCGGCAGTCTTCGCAATTCAGGGCAACGTCCTGTTCTACAACGCCGATTACGTGCGCATTCGGCTGATGCAGGTGGTGAAGGAGCTCGCCGCCGGAACCAAGTGCCTTGTTCTCGACGCCAGCGCCATAACGCATATCGACAGCACCGGCGCAGCAGCGCTCGACACCGTGGCCGGGATGCTTGCGAAGCGGGATATCATCTTCGCGATTGCCGACCTGAGCGAGGAAAGCAGGGGCATTCTCGACCGTGCCGGCGTCATCAAGGCGATCGGCGCTCACAACCTTTTCAATGGCAGAGAAGAAGCGCTGCGGACGCTCATAGGCAAGTCCGCACGGCCGTGAATGCGGGTGACATGAAGATAATGGAGGAAGCGATGGACGAAGTATATGAACCGCAGCAAGAGACGCCAACCGAACGCAAAGGAAAGAACAAGAATCGGAAATCGTGGAGCTACAACAAGGAGATCAAGCGGCTGCAGGTCGAACTGGCGCATCTGCAGGCATGGGTAAAGAAATCGGGCGCCAGGATCGTCATTATATTCGAAGGGCGTGACGCCGCGGGCAAGGGCGGCATGATCAAGCGGATAACGGAGAAGGTCAGCCCACGGGTCTTTCGCGTCGTCGCCTTGCCCGCTCCTACCGATCGTGAAAAGTCGCAGATCTTTATGCAGCGCTACATTGCACACTTGCCTGCGGCGGGCGAGGTCGTAATCTTCGACCGCAGTTGGTACAACCGAGCGGGGGTCGACCGTGTGATGGGCTTCACCAGCGAAAAAAAGGCCCAGCGCTTCCTTGAACTGGCACCCCGCTTCGAGGCCGCAATCGTGGAAAGCGGCGTCATTCTGCTGAAGTATTTCCTGACCGTCAGCGAGGAGGAACAGGACCGCCGCTTCAAGCGCCGCATCGATGACCCGGTCAGGCAATGGAAACTCAGCCCGATGGATGTCGAGTCCTACCAGCGCTGGTGGGACTACACCCGCGCTTATGACGAGATGCTGCGAATGACCGACAGCAACCACGCGCCATGGTGGATTGTCCCGTCCGACGACAAGGAGCGCGCCCGGGTGAACTGCGTCTCCCACATCCTGCAATCCATTCCCTATCAGCGCGTAAAGTTCGACGCGCCCGACCTTGGAAAGCGTCAGAAGCGCCCCTCGCACTACATCGAGGATCAAAGCTTTCGGCACGTCGTACCCGACACGACCTCGTGAAAATTGGTGCCGGTCGGAACGGCGGAGGATGGGATGAGACGATGGAGCAGCCAACAACAGATAGGACGGCGCAAGGAGCCGAAGCGGGGCAACTTTCAGTAGAGGCAAGGGTAAGCGACCTCGTCAGGCTGGGCATCATCGGGCTCTTTGCCTATTGGACCATACTTCTCATCGCTCCTTTCGCGCTGATCGCCGTCTGGTCAGCCATCCTTGCGGTGGCGCTCTTTCCCATGTTCGAGGCACTTGCGAGACTGATCGGAAACAGGCCCGTAATTGCCGCGACTGTCATTGTCGTGGCCTGTCTCGTTTTGATCATCGCACCCCTGGCACTCTTTGCGGTCAACTTTGTCGAGGCGATACAGGCGTTCGTCGGTAAATTGCGAGCCGAGAACTTTACGTTGCCCGCAGCGCCGGCGACCGTTCGCGAATGGCCGATCGTCGGCGAGCGAATTTATGGCGCATGGAACCAGCTCGCAGGCGATCTGGCGGCGACCATCATAAAGTTTCAAGCGCCAATTCGTGAGGTCATGGGGGTCGTTGTCGCAAAGTTTGCCTCGATCGGCGGCGGCGTGTTGAGCTTCATCGCCTCGATCATTCTCTCGGGCATCTTTCTCACCATGTCGGCGCGCCTGGCAATGGCAATACAGGTACTGGCTAGCCGGATCGGTGGCGAAAAGGGTGTTGGCTTTGCGCGTCTGGCCGGGACGACAGTGCGAAACGTCTCACGCGGCGTCATAGGCGTCGCCTTCCTGCAGGCGCTGTTATGCGGGCTGTGCTTTGCCTTCTTTGGCATTCCGGCAAGCGGGACCTTAACTTTTGTGGTGTTCGTCCTCTGCTTGATGCAGCTTGGGCCTGCGCTCGTACTCGTGCCTGCCATCGTTTGGGCGTGGTTCTCCTGGCCGGCTTTGATCGCATTCGCCTTTACCGTCGTGGCGGTTCCGATCATGATCGTCGACAATATATTGAAGCCGATCTTGATGGCGAGAGGCCTCTCGACCCCAATGCCGGTAATATTGATTGGCGTGATAGGCGGCACCTTGTCGTACGGCCTGCTGGGGCTATTTTTGGGGCCGGTCGTTCTCAGCGTCTTCTATGAACTGCTGAAAGCCTGGGCCTGGCCGTCAGAGGCGCCGAGCGGACCGATAAGCGCTCGGGACGTGGGCGTAACCGGCGGGTCGGATAGCATGAAGACACATTGAACGCGTTTCACACCTCATCGCTCGGCGAATAATTTTTATCCGGTAGGGGAGCAGCTTTCACGTACAAGTGCTTGTTTTCATTCACTATATAGTGCAATAGATCAAAACCTCTTGCTCTATTTCGCGACAGAGTTGCTCGTATTCCCTGATCAGCGCTTCTTTCCTTGGGCTTTGCTTTCTAAAGCGGTCCAGCGCGTCGACGGCAAGGTCATAAGATTCAAAGATCTCGCCCAAAGTCTCATTGGCCTGGCCCGCCAAAACCTGACGGATATCAGGGAGCCTAAGCATTAATTTCCTCCTTCCACGCTCTCGGCTCATCGATTAAATCCGTTCCACGCACTCTCCTACGTGATACGAAATCACTGGGACTACAGATCGTTCCATCTAGGGTCTGCATCGACAGGGACGATGGAGAGGGCGCATTCGCCTATGTTCCCGGTAAGGAGCCGGGCGGAAGTCCAATGCTCAATGAGGGATTATCTTCTCTCTGTCTCGAAGTTCCGGTTGATATTTCTATTTCGCGCCGTCCCGGTCGGTCGCGTTCAGAGCCTTCACGGTGACAGCTGCAACGATGCCAGTCAGAACAATTCCCGCAAAGCCGATGACCAATGCGAGCACCCGCGCCGCGACATGTTTGGGCGTAAAGTCGCCATAGCCGATGGTAAGTCCTGTTACGAAGGTGAAGTAGAGGGCTTCGTCGATCCGCCACTCCTCTATGCGCCAAATTGCAAGCCCGCATCCAACCATTATCGTAACGATTCCGGACAGGATTGGCCAGATCACACGGAGCTGCTGGACGAGCGCGATGAAG
It includes:
- a CDS encoding DUF3300 domain-containing protein: MKTISRRLFGGLSALAIISLHPAPPAYSQTPTPTPKPPSAQTVEVETETDLLSDDELEVLVARIALYPDELVAAISAASLFPLQIVEAARFLEAKKNKDLKPKDEWDGSVISLLNYPDIVQMMSNDLDWTQSLAGALTNQQKDVLIAIQQLRDEAVAKDIIKTDDKVTVVTENENIVIRPTNPEKVYIPQYPPEMFYEPGYAVEPISYYPDSYDSYYYPGAAFFAAAVTGVAWAAVVNWDDWGVWGGDWGGDVDIDCNNCFNDRDFNGKVKWNDVDWTKVDRSKLSVGKDQIANLDRSAIKSSLQSDNRNQLKNKVSNRQGNVGPGTRDISARADDIRKGTAEGLKANPRSQAGNVAANRPGASRADARPGNAGNRPAAAANRPSKPAAKASKKPSGKKMAARPDNRSRQPSALGNVQSGRREAVASKRGGQSMGGGHRGPPRVAQNRPPPRMQGGGRGGGGRGGGGRGGGGRR
- a CDS encoding SulP family inorganic anion transporter, which encodes MIGSLPLLRGLAGFSRDWLRSDIPAGLSIAAVGLPSAIAYPAIAGLPPETGIYASIVAPIAYAIFGPSRLLIVGPDAATMTVLAAAMGAIIAAEPTAANVDRVAIASALALGVGLFCIAAKLLRLGVLASFLSRPILVGFFAGVSLSILVGQIGRFTGVKIESEGLIPPVLEILGKSASIHWLSLVFGLLMFALLWAVRAFPVKIPGPVLVVVISVVLSAIFDFSGRGIAVVGDIPSGLPTLSLPALYAMPLDKIVLGSAAIFLVSFGAGIVAARSFGSRTGEEVDANQELIGLGASNIAPGLFGSFPISVSDSRTAINLSTGGVSQAAGLVSAATLIAALVFLQTALRILPIPALAAILAAAAISLIDVHELKKIWRISRMEFVFALIAMWGAISFGVLNGVIVAVAATLVYLLRKTMFPRDGLLGYIEGRHGFFDLARYPEARPVEGAAVFAIQGNVLFYNADYVRIRLMQVVKELAAGTKCLVLDASAITHIDSTGAAALDTVAGMLAKRDIIFAIADLSEESRGILDRAGVIKAIGAHNLFNGREEALRTLIGKSARP
- a CDS encoding DUF2950 family protein; this translates as MRLRLKLIPLLLGTALSLVFAAPSTSQMQTDLSEFAAGTAPSFNDPSAALERFKTVLSANDLDGLANLLGLDAAKLRSSNEAMISYGLIREGAARQLRLQDLGDRKIVSVGDVLWPLPFPLSQDKDGKWAFDTAVGLQEIVNRRIGANELATIQTMQDYVAAQREYASEDRDGDGIYEYAQKLISSPGKVDGLYWDPSVYGEDSPASALVQTAAFDKAKRGEGYFGYRYRILTGQGENVLGGKQSYVVNGHMTAGFALLAWPVKYRVTGVQTFIINGVSVIYERDLGPQTEERAAGIKDFNPDSNWTTVRD
- the ppk2 gene encoding polyphosphate kinase 2, which translates into the protein MDEVYEPQQETPTERKGKNKNRKSWSYNKEIKRLQVELAHLQAWVKKSGARIVIIFEGRDAAGKGGMIKRITEKVSPRVFRVVALPAPTDREKSQIFMQRYIAHLPAAGEVVIFDRSWYNRAGVDRVMGFTSEKKAQRFLELAPRFEAAIVESGVILLKYFLTVSEEEQDRRFKRRIDDPVRQWKLSPMDVESYQRWWDYTRAYDEMLRMTDSNHAPWWIVPSDDKERARVNCVSHILQSIPYQRVKFDAPDLGKRQKRPSHYIEDQSFRHVVPDTTS
- a CDS encoding AI-2E family transporter — protein: MEQPTTDRTAQGAEAGQLSVEARVSDLVRLGIIGLFAYWTILLIAPFALIAVWSAILAVALFPMFEALARLIGNRPVIAATVIVVACLVLIIAPLALFAVNFVEAIQAFVGKLRAENFTLPAAPATVREWPIVGERIYGAWNQLAGDLAATIIKFQAPIREVMGVVVAKFASIGGGVLSFIASIILSGIFLTMSARLAMAIQVLASRIGGEKGVGFARLAGTTVRNVSRGVIGVAFLQALLCGLCFAFFGIPASGTLTFVVFVLCLMQLGPALVLVPAIVWAWFSWPALIAFAFTVVAVPIMIVDNILKPILMARGLSTPMPVILIGVIGGTLSYGLLGLFLGPVVLSVFYELLKAWAWPSEAPSGPISARDVGVTGGSDSMKTH
- a CDS encoding potassium channel family protein, with the protein product MRRLFFIALVQQLRVIWPILSGIVTIMVGCGLAIWRIEEWRIDEALYFTFVTGLTIGYGDFTPKHVAARVLALVIGFAGIVLTGIVAAVTVKALNATDRDGAK